The following are encoded in a window of Nibricoccus aquaticus genomic DNA:
- a CDS encoding sensor histidine kinase codes for MLRFLPCLVRLLVFTFSCLGACAAATEPQHNAPSEYTLRAWHASDGLPSDEIGSLMLDEKGYLWVATTGGLVRFDGTSFEPAETPPEVSQRGMIHPSMPPADAPGRLLALGNANGNTDGNTPGAVDGVYRRDHQAFVFEREPALEGKNVRAIFSEKNGTLWFGCEDGTVLRRADGQSQRFDPPAGLTGRKIPAFATDGAGHVWVAINTLVARFDGTRWIPLPVDHASNEVRIASSRSGGPWLFTTEAAMKWTGEKLELIAPLSELQGSHFIQAAIEDRYGKIWIGTRSHGLFRISPGQVLAVPTSHEDIYSLCEDADGGIWAGTNGGGLNRLRPKAYQLFDKDSGLKDNFSSTVAEDANGVIWLANRDGGVVRVIDSKADLISRRLNWRQFSAMSVYPAANGSVWITSGIGVYRTNATYPDRLDRIRSLDNFKLVRATYVARNGDYWLSVDPDSIARWRDNDVRVFSTNDGFDGREVRGFAEDASGALWVGAADGRLFRSVGERFERVPLPGAEDCGSLQALRFEADGTLLIATTSSGVLIVKPDATPHVRTLGTAQGLPNNNVTQILTDDSGRYWFASRRGIFRIDRDQLRDFASGKIQSVHTVVLGKDDGLTDLSSLGLFQPSAWKARDGGLWFATRRGMLRLDPSLTSDDSGPPPVTLSAISFDDRPQPLASNIAIPSSVRKTEIRFSALNLSAPDQILVRHRLDGFDNDWVVQTSGRSATYPRLPPGKYMFRVEASNGSGVWSTQDTVLPISVVPLWWQSDWANVLYFAALTLVIFACVRIWAHRRLRRRLEGLERERAIERERTRIAQNIHDDLGASLTHISLLTQLAQHENPEQARSFEKIYDAANAITRSMDEIVWAVNPKCDDLESLVYYVGNFAQSFFKAAEIRCRLDVPAVLPAVSLTSQARHNLFLCCKEALNNIARHAHATEAELTIAVNESSLQITIADNGRGLAASKLAQSIDPFRVSSGNGLKNIRQRIEELDGTCGFTERPGGGTLVTFLIVLPKLQN; via the coding sequence GTGCTCCGATTTCTCCCATGCCTGGTCCGCCTGCTCGTATTCACTTTCTCGTGCTTGGGCGCGTGCGCCGCAGCGACTGAGCCACAGCACAATGCTCCGTCCGAGTATACGCTGCGCGCGTGGCATGCTTCCGACGGCCTGCCTTCCGACGAGATCGGCAGCCTGATGTTGGATGAAAAAGGCTATCTCTGGGTGGCGACCACGGGCGGGCTTGTGCGTTTCGACGGCACGAGCTTCGAGCCGGCGGAAACTCCCCCGGAAGTTTCCCAGCGCGGCATGATCCACCCCTCGATGCCACCCGCAGACGCACCGGGCCGCCTGCTCGCGCTGGGCAACGCCAACGGCAACACCGACGGCAACACCCCGGGCGCGGTCGATGGCGTTTACCGGCGCGATCATCAGGCCTTCGTCTTCGAGCGGGAGCCCGCGCTCGAAGGGAAAAACGTGCGCGCTATTTTCTCCGAGAAAAACGGCACGCTCTGGTTCGGCTGCGAAGACGGCACCGTGCTGCGAAGGGCGGACGGGCAATCGCAACGATTCGATCCACCCGCCGGACTCACCGGCCGGAAAATCCCCGCCTTCGCGACTGATGGCGCAGGACATGTCTGGGTCGCCATCAACACGCTTGTCGCGCGTTTCGACGGCACGCGATGGATTCCCCTCCCGGTCGATCATGCCAGCAACGAAGTCCGCATCGCCTCCAGCCGCTCAGGCGGTCCGTGGCTGTTCACCACCGAAGCCGCGATGAAATGGACCGGCGAAAAACTGGAGTTGATCGCGCCACTGTCGGAGTTGCAGGGATCGCACTTCATTCAGGCGGCCATCGAAGATCGCTACGGGAAAATCTGGATCGGCACGCGCTCGCACGGACTTTTCCGGATTTCACCCGGGCAGGTTCTCGCCGTGCCCACGTCGCATGAGGACATCTATTCGCTCTGCGAAGATGCCGACGGCGGCATCTGGGCGGGCACCAACGGCGGCGGCCTCAACCGGCTGCGACCCAAAGCATATCAACTCTTCGACAAGGACAGCGGCCTCAAAGACAACTTCAGCTCCACGGTCGCCGAGGACGCCAACGGCGTGATCTGGCTCGCCAATCGCGATGGCGGCGTGGTGCGCGTCATCGACAGCAAGGCCGATCTTATCTCGCGCCGGCTGAACTGGCGGCAATTCAGCGCCATGTCGGTTTATCCTGCGGCCAACGGCAGCGTCTGGATCACCAGCGGCATCGGCGTGTACCGCACCAACGCCACCTACCCCGACCGCCTCGACCGTATCCGCTCGCTCGATAACTTCAAACTCGTGCGGGCCACCTATGTCGCGCGCAACGGCGATTACTGGCTCTCCGTCGATCCCGACTCCATCGCGCGCTGGCGGGATAATGACGTCCGCGTTTTCTCCACCAATGACGGCTTCGACGGCCGAGAAGTGCGCGGCTTCGCCGAAGATGCCTCTGGCGCGCTTTGGGTGGGCGCAGCCGATGGACGGTTGTTTCGCTCCGTCGGCGAACGCTTCGAGCGCGTGCCACTTCCCGGCGCAGAGGACTGCGGCTCATTGCAGGCACTGCGCTTCGAAGCAGACGGCACGCTGCTTATCGCGACCACCTCGAGCGGCGTGCTCATTGTGAAACCCGATGCGACGCCTCATGTGCGCACGCTCGGGACCGCTCAGGGACTGCCCAACAACAACGTGACACAGATCCTCACCGATGATTCCGGCCGCTACTGGTTCGCCTCGAGGCGTGGCATCTTTCGGATTGATCGCGATCAGCTGCGCGATTTCGCCAGCGGCAAAATCCAAAGCGTCCACACCGTCGTGCTGGGCAAAGACGACGGCCTCACCGATCTGTCCTCACTCGGCCTCTTCCAACCCTCCGCCTGGAAGGCGCGCGACGGCGGACTCTGGTTCGCCACCCGGCGCGGCATGTTACGCCTTGATCCCTCCCTGACCTCGGACGACAGCGGCCCTCCACCCGTGACGCTCTCCGCCATTTCTTTCGACGACCGACCGCAGCCGCTCGCCAGCAACATCGCGATCCCCTCCAGCGTCAGGAAAACCGAGATACGCTTCTCCGCCCTCAATCTCTCCGCACCCGACCAGATCCTCGTCCGCCACCGGCTCGATGGATTCGACAACGACTGGGTCGTGCAGACCTCGGGCCGCAGCGCCACTTATCCACGGCTGCCTCCGGGCAAATACATGTTTCGCGTGGAAGCGAGCAACGGCAGCGGAGTCTGGAGTACGCAGGACACCGTGCTGCCCATCTCCGTCGTCCCGCTCTGGTGGCAGAGCGATTGGGCCAATGTCCTTTATTTCGCCGCGCTCACGCTGGTGATCTTCGCCTGCGTGCGCATCTGGGCTCATCGCCGGTTGCGCCGCCGCCTCGAAGGACTCGAGCGCGAGCGCGCCATCGAGCGAGAGCGCACTCGCATCGCGCAAAACATCCACGACGATCTCGGCGCCAGCCTCACGCACATCAGCCTGCTCACGCAGCTCGCCCAGCATGAAAATCCGGAGCAGGCCCGCAGCTTCGAAAAAATCTACGACGCCGCCAACGCCATCACCCGCTCCATGGACGAGATTGTCTGGGCGGTTAACCCGAAGTGCGATGACCTCGAGAGCCTCGTCTATTACGTCGGGAATTTCGCCCAGAGTTTTTTCAAAGCCGCCGAGATCCGCTGCCGTCTCGATGTGCCCGCCGTGCTTCCCGCCGTGAGCCTCACCAGCCAAGCGCGTCACAATCTTTTCCTCTGCTGCAAAGAAGCGCTCAACAACATCGCCCGCCACGCGCACGCGACGGAAGCCGAACTCACTATCGCGGTGAACGAGTCCTCGCTCCAGATCACCATCGCCGACAACGGCCGCGGCCTGGCGGCATCGAAGCTCGCCCAGAGCATCGACCCGTTCCGCGTCTCGTCCGGCAACGGTTTGAAAAATATCCGCCAGCGCATCGAAGAACTCGACGGCACCTGCGGCTTCACCGAGCGCCCCGGCGGCGGCACACTTGTCACTTTCCTGATCGTCCTGCCAAAACTGCAAAATTGA
- a CDS encoding response regulator transcription factor has protein sequence MKTRISIIEDDGPTRQILTEIIASTPTLELVSQYERCAPAIKALPEEGPDVVLVDINLPEMNGVDAVKQLKVSMPNTQFLMLTVYEDADHIFAALAAGATGYLLKGTRRKELLEAITDIRVGGSPMSSGIARKVVQSFSRSGSSTTGRSELDTLSPREQSVLALLTKGYLYKEIADSLGVSGPTVTTYIRRIYEKLQVHSRTQAITKYLQK, from the coding sequence ATGAAAACCCGTATTTCGATCATCGAAGACGACGGCCCCACGCGCCAGATCCTGACCGAGATCATCGCGAGCACTCCCACCCTCGAACTCGTGAGCCAGTATGAGCGGTGCGCTCCCGCGATCAAAGCCCTCCCGGAGGAAGGCCCAGATGTAGTGCTCGTGGACATCAATCTCCCCGAGATGAACGGCGTCGATGCGGTCAAACAGTTGAAGGTGTCCATGCCCAACACGCAGTTTCTCATGCTCACGGTCTATGAAGACGCCGACCACATCTTCGCCGCTCTCGCTGCCGGAGCGACGGGCTATCTTTTGAAAGGGACGCGCCGCAAAGAATTGCTCGAAGCGATCACCGACATCCGCGTTGGCGGCTCGCCGATGAGCAGCGGCATCGCGCGCAAAGTCGTGCAGTCGTTTTCGCGCTCCGGCAGCTCAACAACCGGACGTTCCGAGCTGGATACCCTTTCGCCACGCGAGCAATCCGTCCTCGCCCTGCTCACGAAAGGCTATCTCTACAAGGAGATCGCCGACTCGCTCGGCGTGAGCGGCCCGACCGTGACGACTTACATCCGCCGCATTTACGAAAAACTCCAGGTCCACTCCCGCACGCAGGCGATCACGAAGTACCTGCAAAAATAA
- a CDS encoding glycoside hydrolase family 53 protein has translation MKLPRLIPLAALLAAALVSSAHAAIWIKGCDVSSLKKSEDKGGKYFYASGYQDDALKILRDGGVNTVRLKVWVNSPDGYHNKARVLAVAKRAKSFGQKILVDFHYSDTWADPGKQTKPSAWSSYNLSALNTAVYNHTYDICKALANQGTPADYVQIGNEINDGLLWNEGRLSSVNYNFTNLCQLLRSGINGAKAANSSTAIVLHIAKGGDWELIKWWFDNVKAQGIAWDYTGVSYYPYWHGSLTSLQTALNNAASRFAKPVLVVETAYPFTLAAGDSAANNIGLSSQLVSGYPATLQGQYDMIKKICTIVNSVPNNRGAGVIYWEGTWTPVTGNGWDNINASSGNNWENQALFDFTGKALWSMDAFKLF, from the coding sequence ATGAAACTACCCCGTCTCATACCCCTCGCCGCGTTGCTCGCGGCTGCGCTCGTTTCGTCGGCCCACGCGGCCATCTGGATCAAAGGCTGCGACGTTTCTTCGCTGAAGAAGAGCGAAGACAAAGGCGGCAAATACTTCTACGCGTCCGGTTATCAGGACGACGCTTTGAAAATCCTGCGCGACGGCGGTGTGAACACCGTTCGCCTCAAAGTCTGGGTCAACTCGCCCGACGGTTATCACAACAAGGCCCGCGTGCTCGCGGTGGCGAAGCGCGCGAAGAGTTTTGGCCAGAAGATCCTGGTTGATTTCCACTACTCCGACACATGGGCCGATCCGGGCAAGCAGACGAAGCCATCGGCGTGGAGCAGCTATAATCTCAGCGCGCTCAATACGGCGGTGTACAATCACACGTACGACATCTGCAAAGCCCTCGCCAACCAGGGCACGCCCGCCGACTACGTGCAGATCGGAAACGAGATCAACGACGGCCTGTTGTGGAACGAGGGCCGACTGTCTTCGGTGAACTATAACTTCACCAACCTGTGCCAGCTGCTCCGCTCGGGCATCAACGGCGCGAAGGCAGCCAACTCCTCGACGGCGATCGTGCTGCACATCGCGAAGGGCGGCGACTGGGAGTTGATCAAGTGGTGGTTCGATAACGTGAAGGCGCAGGGCATCGCGTGGGATTACACCGGCGTTTCCTATTACCCGTACTGGCACGGCAGTCTCACCTCGCTCCAGACAGCGCTCAATAATGCGGCGAGCCGTTTCGCGAAGCCGGTGCTCGTCGTCGAGACTGCCTACCCGTTCACGCTCGCCGCTGGTGACAGTGCGGCGAACAACATCGGGCTCTCGTCGCAGCTGGTGAGCGGTTATCCGGCGACGCTTCAGGGCCAGTACGACATGATCAAAAAAATCTGCACCATCGTGAACTCGGTCCCGAATAACCGCGGCGCGGGCGTGATCTACTGGGAAGGCACGTGGACTCCGGTCACCGGTAACGGCTGGGACAACATCAACGCCAGCTCGGGCAACAACTGGGAAAACCAGGCGCTCTTCGACTTCACTGGGAAGGCCCTGTGGTCGATGGATGCGTTCAAGTTGTTCTAA
- a CDS encoding glycoside hydrolase family 2 protein, with the protein MTESLRLDRDWEFRRVSAAEDAAGWQRVDLPHTPFQPDLDGRDHWLGECEYRRKLRATPAREGSRHVLYVGAAMHSARVLIDGVECGRHSGGYLPFEVDLTAALADGETHTLLLVLDNRDHPDVPPGKPYADLDFCWYGGLYREVELRVYPALHITDPVAAGEVAGGGVLIRTLEASSERALVSAKIHVRNSGSASLPAVVRVEFFAAGKSVASAVSGRLTLAAGQAIHTELELSLSRPRLWSVDDPVLHEVHVTVCSPEGAVIDRRVERVGVRRIAFSRSGGFQLNGRRIRLRGTNRHQEMPYVGYAAGRAAQYRDARRIKEAGFDYVRLSHYPQSSHFLDACDELGIVVMNAIPGWQFIGGEAFQEACYQNAREVIRRDRNHACVVLWELSLNETQMPEAFMAKLHAIGHEELPGDQMYTCGWMDRYDVYIHSRQHGEIHRWQNGDKALVIAEYGDWEFYAANEGFDQKTGAGVHAAWSNARQFRSAGERGLRQQVWNHQIALNDTLSSPAVLDGQWCVFDYARGYHPVRAACGVMDVFRLPKFSYYFYRSQRGPSEDASNWTGGPVVFIASHWTPASDLRVLVYSNCAEVELSLDGHTLGRKRPDVAWMSQHLPHPPFMFDLPRFTPGTLTATGYVGNLPCATHRVSTPGNPAALELAIDDLGIAAASGESDTVIAHVFIRDERGALCIEETGTVVFALESAAVLAGPATVSAEAGIASTVLRLSPEELSAGFSLQASFGGLRGSVAVAGFSVDKSAPPRVPPAPLQPA; encoded by the coding sequence ATGACTGAGAGCCTCCGCCTCGACCGCGACTGGGAATTCCGGCGCGTTTCCGCTGCCGAGGATGCCGCGGGCTGGCAGCGCGTGGATCTGCCGCACACGCCGTTTCAGCCGGATCTTGACGGGCGCGATCACTGGCTCGGCGAGTGCGAGTATCGCCGCAAGTTGCGCGCGACACCTGCGCGCGAAGGCTCGCGTCACGTGCTCTATGTCGGCGCGGCCATGCACTCGGCGCGCGTGCTGATCGACGGTGTCGAGTGCGGGCGGCACTCTGGCGGCTATCTGCCCTTCGAGGTAGATCTGACCGCTGCGCTCGCCGATGGCGAAACGCACACACTGCTCCTCGTGCTCGATAATCGCGATCACCCCGATGTGCCGCCGGGCAAGCCCTACGCGGATCTGGATTTTTGCTGGTACGGAGGTCTCTACCGCGAGGTGGAGCTGCGCGTTTATCCAGCGTTGCACATCACCGATCCGGTTGCGGCGGGCGAAGTCGCGGGCGGCGGCGTTTTGATTCGCACGCTCGAAGCCAGTTCCGAACGCGCGCTGGTCAGCGCCAAAATCCACGTGCGCAACTCGGGCTCGGCTTCGCTGCCGGCGGTGGTGCGCGTTGAGTTTTTCGCAGCAGGCAAGTCGGTCGCCTCGGCTGTCAGCGGACGTCTCACGCTGGCGGCCGGGCAGGCGATTCACACGGAGCTGGAACTCTCGTTGTCGCGACCGCGGCTCTGGAGCGTGGATGATCCCGTGCTGCACGAGGTGCATGTCACCGTGTGTTCTCCCGAGGGAGCGGTGATCGACCGGCGGGTGGAGCGCGTCGGCGTGCGGCGCATCGCATTTTCCCGCTCGGGCGGGTTTCAGCTCAATGGCCGCCGTATCCGTCTTCGCGGCACGAACCGCCACCAGGAAATGCCCTATGTCGGCTACGCCGCTGGACGCGCCGCGCAGTACCGTGACGCGCGCCGCATCAAGGAGGCTGGATTCGATTATGTGCGGCTCTCGCACTACCCGCAGTCGTCGCATTTTCTCGATGCGTGCGACGAGCTAGGCATCGTCGTGATGAACGCGATCCCCGGCTGGCAGTTCATCGGCGGCGAGGCATTTCAAGAAGCGTGTTACCAAAACGCGCGTGAGGTGATCCGTCGTGACCGCAACCACGCGTGCGTGGTGCTCTGGGAGCTTTCGCTCAACGAGACGCAGATGCCCGAGGCGTTCATGGCAAAGCTGCACGCCATCGGGCACGAGGAGCTGCCGGGCGATCAGATGTATACGTGTGGTTGGATGGATCGCTACGACGTGTACATCCACTCGCGCCAGCACGGAGAAATCCATCGCTGGCAGAACGGCGACAAGGCGCTCGTCATCGCAGAATATGGCGACTGGGAATTCTACGCGGCCAACGAAGGCTTCGATCAGAAGACCGGCGCGGGCGTTCATGCAGCGTGGAGCAACGCGCGGCAGTTTCGCTCCGCCGGCGAACGCGGGCTGCGTCAGCAGGTGTGGAATCACCAGATCGCGCTCAACGACACGCTCTCGTCGCCTGCGGTGCTCGATGGGCAGTGGTGCGTGTTCGACTACGCGCGCGGTTATCATCCGGTCCGGGCGGCGTGCGGGGTGATGGATGTTTTTCGGCTGCCGAAGTTCTCGTACTATTTCTACCGCAGCCAGCGCGGGCCGTCTGAAGACGCGAGTAACTGGACCGGCGGGCCGGTGGTGTTCATCGCCTCGCATTGGACGCCTGCCTCCGATCTGCGCGTGCTCGTTTATAGCAACTGTGCCGAAGTGGAGCTCTCGCTCGACGGCCACACGCTCGGCCGCAAGCGGCCCGACGTGGCGTGGATGTCGCAGCACCTGCCGCATCCGCCGTTCATGTTCGATCTGCCGCGCTTCACCCCCGGCACACTGACGGCGACGGGTTATGTCGGAAATCTGCCCTGCGCCACTCATCGCGTTTCCACGCCGGGAAATCCCGCCGCACTGGAACTGGCGATCGACGATCTCGGCATCGCGGCGGCATCCGGCGAATCCGACACGGTTATCGCCCACGTCTTCATCCGGGATGAGCGCGGCGCGCTCTGTATCGAGGAAACGGGCACCGTGGTCTTTGCGCTGGAAAGCGCTGCCGTGCTGGCCGGGCCGGCGACGGTCTCTGCCGAAGCGGGCATCGCCTCGACGGTCCTGCGGCTCTCGCCCGAGGAGTTGAGCGCTGGCTTCAGTCTTCAGGCGTCGTTCGGCGGACTCAGAGGCTCGGTGGCGGTCGCTGGTTTTTCTGTGGATAAATCTGCACCGCCTCGGGTGCCGCCCGCACCGCTTCAGCCGGCGTGA
- a CDS encoding LacI family DNA-binding transcriptional regulator, with the protein MSRSQPSPRTGKKATIYDLARLADVSPGTVSRVLNNRDKVKPETRERILRAAKELNLKPQVSVRTRQIAILSEPTFTDRIEGYAATLTAHLAFEFSRKNIGVLLPSNPFEQLPGAFLDGIIAVTFDKGLRSMLAELETRLPVVYMDKFDAESRQLTVCSDHFSSGYLAAKHLLARGKRKLAFMGGDAPPFLERLKGFRKALAEAKVPADDRLLLPMAPGVNHFSAVTRIVRAGADSIYAPGTSFQAMECLHILTYVMGLKVPQDISLIGGENEGISIIQNPPLTTIEEPLREMAEQAVVMMDSLTSGERLQNRQVSLPVRLIERDSVS; encoded by the coding sequence ATGAGCCGCTCGCAGCCTTCGCCACGCACCGGAAAGAAAGCCACGATCTACGATCTCGCCCGCCTGGCCGATGTCTCGCCCGGCACGGTCAGCCGCGTGCTCAACAACCGCGACAAGGTGAAGCCCGAGACACGCGAACGCATCCTGCGCGCCGCGAAGGAGCTCAATCTCAAGCCGCAGGTCTCCGTGCGCACGCGTCAGATCGCGATTCTTTCGGAGCCGACGTTCACTGATCGCATTGAGGGCTACGCTGCGACGCTGACGGCGCATCTCGCGTTTGAGTTCTCGCGCAAAAATATCGGTGTGCTCCTGCCGTCGAATCCCTTCGAGCAACTGCCCGGAGCATTTCTCGATGGCATCATCGCGGTCACGTTCGACAAAGGACTCCGCTCGATGCTCGCCGAGCTCGAGACGCGTCTGCCGGTCGTGTACATGGACAAATTCGACGCCGAGTCGCGCCAGCTTACCGTCTGCTCCGATCACTTCAGCTCCGGCTATCTCGCCGCGAAGCACTTGCTCGCGCGTGGCAAGCGCAAGCTCGCCTTTATGGGTGGCGACGCTCCGCCGTTTCTGGAGCGGCTGAAAGGTTTTCGCAAAGCCCTCGCCGAGGCCAAGGTGCCCGCCGACGACCGCCTGCTCCTGCCGATGGCCCCGGGTGTGAATCATTTCTCCGCCGTCACGCGCATCGTGCGCGCCGGTGCCGACAGTATCTACGCGCCGGGCACGAGCTTCCAGGCAATGGAGTGTCTCCACATCCTGACCTACGTGATGGGCCTCAAAGTACCGCAGGACATCTCGCTCATCGGCGGTGAAAACGAAGGCATCTCGATCATCCAAAATCCGCCGCTCACCACGATCGAAGAGCCGCTCCGCGAAATGGCCGAGCAGGCGGTCGTCATGATGGATTCGCTGACGTCCGGCGAGCGCCTGCAAAACCGTCAGGTCAGCCTGCCCGTCCGCCTGATCGAACGCGACTCGGTGTCATAA
- a CDS encoding MFS transporter, with amino-acid sequence MKPDADSSATTNTASPAGAPSAQAIRAEDRVGWGEKMALGAGGLSLFLGTAAIGSFAIPFYQMTLKLDPAWLAAALAIPRFLDAFVDPLVGQFSDNLQSRFGRRRPLIAIGAVLQALAFGLIWMVPPTWDQLSLTAWLVVTQVIFYAGFSLYSVPLTALQYEITPDYDERTRVSAVSGFFGKVGELGYNWLFPLASSAALFATIVVGVRTVGWGVAILLLGLCGLLPALFVRERFFHRAAEQAKVKIGSAIWSAFRIRAFQILVALTLLQIVAGMFASNLDRYLLVYYMSDGNVQAGETLKAWLSSSYAIVGFAAILPVTWAAQKWGKRRAIIAAFLLTAVGAAGKWFLFTPGHTWKIIFDAMLCGPVWIAINILTPAMLADICDEDELRNGFRREGVFGAIFSWIQKMGYSAAFFGAMLSLKLTGFDAALGGQQAPETIFRLRTILAGSTALWAVVAIALLMTYPLDRKRAHETRAQLEARRGAV; translated from the coding sequence GTGAAACCCGACGCCGATTCTTCCGCCACGACGAACACCGCGAGCCCTGCCGGAGCGCCGTCTGCACAAGCGATCCGCGCGGAGGATCGTGTCGGCTGGGGCGAGAAGATGGCGTTGGGCGCGGGTGGTTTGTCGCTGTTTCTCGGCACGGCGGCGATCGGCAGTTTTGCGATCCCGTTTTATCAAATGACGCTGAAACTCGATCCCGCGTGGCTCGCCGCTGCGCTGGCGATTCCCCGTTTTCTGGATGCGTTCGTTGATCCGCTGGTCGGCCAGTTTTCTGACAACCTGCAATCGCGCTTCGGCCGCCGCCGGCCGCTGATCGCCATCGGTGCGGTGCTTCAGGCGCTGGCGTTTGGTCTCATCTGGATGGTGCCGCCGACGTGGGATCAGCTGTCGCTCACTGCCTGGCTCGTGGTCACGCAGGTGATTTTCTACGCGGGATTCTCTCTCTATTCGGTGCCGCTGACGGCGCTCCAATACGAAATCACGCCGGACTACGACGAGCGGACGCGGGTCTCGGCGGTGAGCGGATTTTTCGGCAAGGTCGGTGAACTCGGCTACAACTGGCTCTTCCCGCTCGCGAGTTCGGCGGCGTTGTTCGCGACGATCGTCGTAGGTGTGCGCACCGTCGGTTGGGGCGTGGCGATTTTGCTGCTCGGACTTTGTGGATTGTTGCCCGCGCTTTTCGTGCGCGAACGTTTCTTCCATCGTGCGGCTGAGCAGGCGAAGGTGAAGATCGGCTCGGCGATCTGGAGCGCGTTTCGCATCCGGGCTTTTCAAATCCTCGTCGCGCTGACATTGCTCCAGATCGTGGCGGGCATGTTTGCCAGCAACCTCGACCGCTACCTGCTCGTTTACTACATGAGCGACGGCAACGTTCAGGCCGGGGAAACGCTGAAGGCGTGGTTATCGTCATCGTATGCGATTGTCGGATTCGCGGCGATCCTTCCGGTGACTTGGGCCGCGCAGAAATGGGGAAAGCGCCGCGCGATCATCGCCGCGTTTTTACTCACGGCCGTCGGTGCGGCGGGTAAATGGTTTCTCTTCACGCCCGGGCACACGTGGAAAATCATCTTCGACGCGATGCTCTGTGGACCGGTCTGGATCGCCATCAACATCCTCACGCCCGCCATGCTCGCCGACATCTGCGACGAGGATGAACTGCGCAACGGCTTCCGCCGTGAAGGCGTGTTCGGAGCGATCTTTTCGTGGATTCAGAAGATGGGTTACTCCGCTGCGTTTTTTGGAGCGATGCTGTCGCTGAAGCTTACTGGATTCGACGCCGCACTCGGCGGCCAGCAGGCGCCTGAGACGATTTTCCGCCTCCGGACGATTCTCGCCGGATCGACAGCGCTGTGGGCGGTGGTCGCCATCGCCCTGCTTATGACCTACCCGCTTGATCGCAAACGCGCGCACGAAACCCGTGCCCAACTGGAAGCCCGCCGGGGCGCTGTCTGA